In the genome of Streptomyces collinus, one region contains:
- the thrC gene encoding threonine synthase, with translation MTHQWRGIIEEYRDRLPVSDSTPVVTLREGGTPLVPAQVLSERTGCEVHLKVEGANPTGSFKDRGMTMAITRAKEEGAQAVICASTGNTSASAAAYAVRAGMVCAVLVPTGKIALGKMGQALVHGAKILQVDGNFDDCLTLARGLSDNYPVALVNSVNPVRIEGQKTAAFEIVDMLGDAPDIHVLPVGNAGNITAYWKGYTEYAADGVATRKPRMWGFQASGSAPIVRGEVVKDPSTIATAIRIGNPASWQYALAARDESGGFIDEVTDREILRAYRLLASQEGVFVEPASAASVAGLLKAAEQGKVDPGQRIVCTVTGNGLKDPDWAVAGAPQPVTVPVDSAAAAERLGLV, from the coding sequence ATGACCCACCAGTGGCGCGGAATCATCGAGGAGTACCGGGACCGGCTGCCCGTCTCCGACAGCACGCCGGTCGTGACGCTCCGCGAGGGCGGTACGCCCCTCGTGCCCGCGCAGGTGCTCTCCGAGCGCACGGGCTGCGAGGTCCACCTCAAGGTCGAGGGCGCGAACCCGACGGGGTCCTTCAAGGACCGCGGCATGACCATGGCCATCACCCGGGCCAAGGAGGAGGGCGCGCAGGCCGTCATCTGCGCCTCCACCGGCAACACGTCGGCCTCCGCCGCCGCGTACGCCGTGCGGGCCGGGATGGTCTGCGCCGTGCTCGTGCCGACGGGCAAGATCGCGCTCGGCAAGATGGGCCAGGCCCTCGTGCACGGCGCGAAGATCCTCCAGGTCGACGGCAACTTCGACGACTGCCTCACCCTCGCGCGCGGCCTGAGCGACAACTACCCCGTCGCCCTCGTCAATTCGGTCAACCCGGTGCGAATCGAGGGCCAGAAGACGGCCGCCTTCGAGATCGTGGACATGCTCGGCGACGCGCCCGACATCCACGTCCTGCCGGTCGGCAACGCGGGCAACATCACGGCCTATTGGAAGGGCTACACGGAGTACGCCGCCGACGGCGTGGCGACCCGCAAGCCGCGGATGTGGGGCTTCCAGGCCTCCGGCAGCGCGCCGATCGTGCGCGGCGAGGTCGTCAAGGACCCCTCGACCATCGCCACGGCCATCCGCATCGGCAACCCGGCCTCCTGGCAGTACGCGCTCGCCGCGCGGGACGAGTCGGGCGGCTTCATCGACGAGGTGACGGACCGTGAGATCCTGCGCGCCTACCGGCTGTTGGCGTCCCAGGAGGGTGTCTTCGTCGAGCCGGCGTCCGCCGCGTCCGTCGCCGGTCTGCTGAAGGCCGCCGAGCAGGGCAAGGTCGACCCGGGGCAGCGGATCGTCTGCACCGTCACCGGCAACGGGCTGAAGGACCCCGACTGGGCCGTCGCCGGTGCCCCGCAGCCGGTCACCGTACCCGTCGACTCCGCGGCCGCGGCGGAGCGCCTGGGTCTCGTGTGA
- the thrB gene encoding homoserine kinase: MAGPAFRAAAVRVRVPATSANLGPGFDALGLALGLYDDVVVRVADSGLHIDIAGEGSETLPRDEQHLLVRSLRTAFDLLGGQPRGLEIVCANRIPHGRGLGSSSAAICAGIVAARAVTIGADAKLDDTALLELATEIEGHPDNVAACLLGGFTLSWMEGGAARAIRMEPADSIVPVVFVPGKPVLTATARGLLPRSVPHVDAATNAGRAALLVEALTRRPELLLPATEDRLHQEYRAPAMPESAALVERLRGDGIPAVISGAGPTVMALADEETAGKVEALAGADWAANRLRLDQQGASVLPLAASGDI; the protein is encoded by the coding sequence ATGGCCGGTCCAGCGTTCCGCGCCGCCGCCGTCCGGGTGCGCGTCCCCGCCACCAGCGCCAACCTCGGCCCGGGCTTCGACGCCCTAGGCCTCGCGCTGGGCTTGTACGACGACGTGGTCGTCCGGGTGGCCGACTCCGGGCTGCACATCGACATCGCGGGTGAGGGAAGCGAGACCCTCCCGCGCGACGAGCAGCACCTTCTCGTACGGTCCCTGCGCACCGCCTTCGACCTGCTCGGCGGACAGCCGCGCGGTCTGGAGATCGTCTGCGCCAACCGCATTCCGCACGGCCGGGGTCTCGGCTCCTCCTCGGCCGCCATCTGCGCGGGCATCGTCGCCGCCCGCGCCGTGACCATAGGGGCCGACGCGAAGCTCGACGACACCGCCCTGCTCGAACTCGCCACCGAGATCGAGGGCCACCCCGACAATGTCGCGGCCTGCCTGCTGGGCGGCTTCACGCTGTCCTGGATGGAGGGCGGTGCCGCCCGCGCGATCAGGATGGAGCCCGCGGATTCCATCGTTCCGGTGGTTTTCGTGCCCGGGAAGCCGGTGCTCACGGCAACCGCGCGCGGTCTGCTGCCGCGCTCCGTGCCGCACGTCGACGCGGCCACCAACGCCGGCCGCGCCGCCCTGCTCGTCGAAGCCCTGACGCGCCGCCCCGAACTTCTGCTGCCCGCCACCGAGGACCGACTGCACCAGGAGTACCGCGCGCCGGCCATGCCCGAGAGCGCGGCACTGGTGGAGCGGCTGCGGGGCGACGGCATCCCCGCGGTCATCTCCGGAGCCGGGCCGACGGTCATGGCACTGGCCGACGAGGAGACCGCCGGCAAGGTCGAGGCCCTGGCGGGCGCGGACTGGGCGGCGAACCGGCTCCGCCTCGATCAGCAGGGCGCGAGCGTGCTGCCGCTCGCCGCCTCCGGTGACATCTGA
- the rho gene encoding transcription termination factor Rho, giving the protein MSDTTDLMGARVEETAAAPATDASAPASGAGSRRRRGTGLEGMVLAELQQVASGLGIRGTARMRKSQLIEVIKEAQASGGAAPAAKADAPAETKPKRRATSRTRTGDNAEKADKKADAKEASKAPADKAEKAVAQQQIEIPGQPAGGASRSSENERAGDDAPERRRRRATAEAGAPASAAETIVAEAKTDTKAEALSQQQSQSNEAKSDAGDGEGRRRDRRDRDRDRGRDRDRRGGKGDDQQGGGRQDRGGQQQNQQGGGRQDRGQQRPDDDGDDFDGGRRGRRGRYRDRRGRRGRDDIASEPQINEDDVLIPVAGILDILDNYAFIRTSGYLPGPNDVYVSLAQVRKNGLRKGDHITGAVRQPKEGERREKFNALVRLDSVNGMAPESGRGRPEFNKLTPLYPQDRLRLETDPGVLTTRIIDLVSPIGKGQRGLIVAPPKTGKTMIMQAIANAITHNNPECHLMVVLVDERPEEVTDMQRSVKGEVISSTFDRPAEDHTTVAELAIERAKRLVELGHDVVVLLDSITRLGRAYNLAAPASGRILSGGVDSTALYPPKRFFGAARNIEDGGSLTILATALVDTGSRMDEVIFEEFKGTGNAELKLDRKLADKRIFPAVDVDASGTRKEEILLAPDELAIVWKLRRVLHALDQQQAVELLLDKMKQTKSNAEFLMQIQKTTPTPGNGD; this is encoded by the coding sequence GTGAGCGACACCACCGATCTGATGGGCGCACGTGTCGAGGAGACCGCTGCCGCGCCCGCCACGGACGCCTCCGCGCCTGCCAGCGGTGCCGGCTCCCGGCGGCGCCGCGGTACCGGCCTCGAGGGCATGGTGCTGGCCGAGCTGCAGCAGGTCGCCTCCGGCCTCGGCATCAGGGGTACCGCGCGGATGCGCAAGAGCCAGCTGATCGAGGTCATCAAGGAGGCGCAGGCGTCCGGCGGCGCCGCTCCGGCCGCGAAGGCCGACGCCCCCGCCGAGACCAAGCCCAAGCGCCGCGCCACCTCTCGGACCCGTACGGGTGACAACGCCGAGAAGGCGGACAAGAAGGCGGACGCGAAGGAGGCCTCCAAGGCCCCCGCGGACAAGGCCGAGAAGGCCGTGGCCCAGCAGCAGATCGAGATCCCCGGCCAGCCCGCCGGAGGCGCCTCCCGGTCGAGCGAGAACGAGCGCGCGGGAGACGACGCGCCCGAGCGCCGCCGTCGCCGGGCCACCGCGGAGGCCGGAGCCCCCGCTTCCGCCGCGGAGACCATCGTCGCCGAGGCGAAGACGGACACCAAGGCCGAGGCGCTGTCGCAGCAGCAGTCCCAGAGCAACGAGGCCAAGTCCGACGCCGGTGACGGCGAGGGCCGTCGTCGCGACCGCCGGGACCGCGACCGGGACCGCGGGCGTGACCGCGACCGCCGCGGCGGCAAGGGCGACGACCAGCAGGGCGGCGGCCGTCAGGACCGCGGCGGCCAGCAGCAGAACCAGCAGGGCGGCGGCCGCCAGGACCGCGGCCAGCAGCGGCCCGACGACGACGGGGACGACTTCGACGGCGGCCGTCGTGGCCGTCGCGGGCGCTACCGCGACCGCCGGGGCCGTCGCGGACGCGACGACATCGCCTCCGAGCCGCAGATCAACGAGGACGACGTCCTGATCCCCGTCGCGGGCATCCTGGACATCCTCGACAACTACGCGTTCATCCGTACGTCCGGCTACCTGCCCGGCCCGAACGACGTGTACGTCTCCCTCGCCCAGGTCCGCAAGAACGGCCTGCGCAAGGGCGACCACATCACCGGTGCCGTGCGCCAGCCGAAGGAAGGCGAGCGGCGCGAGAAGTTCAACGCGCTGGTGCGTCTGGACTCCGTCAACGGCATGGCGCCCGAATCCGGCCGCGGCCGCCCGGAGTTCAACAAGCTGACGCCGCTGTACCCGCAGGACCGCCTCCGTCTGGAGACGGACCCCGGCGTGCTCACCACCCGCATCATCGACCTGGTCTCGCCGATCGGTAAGGGCCAGCGCGGTCTGATCGTGGCCCCGCCGAAGACCGGCAAGACCATGATCATGCAGGCGATCGCCAACGCGATCACGCACAACAACCCCGAGTGCCACTTGATGGTCGTCCTCGTCGACGAGCGTCCGGAAGAGGTCACCGACATGCAGCGGTCGGTGAAGGGCGAGGTCATCTCCTCGACCTTCGACCGCCCCGCCGAGGACCACACCACCGTCGCCGAGCTTGCCATCGAGCGCGCCAAGCGCCTGGTGGAGCTGGGTCACGACGTGGTCGTGCTGCTCGACTCGATCACCCGTCTGGGCCGCGCGTACAACCTCGCCGCCCCGGCCTCCGGCCGCATCCTGTCCGGTGGTGTCGACTCGACGGCGCTGTACCCGCCGAAGCGCTTCTTCGGTGCGGCCCGCAACATCGAGGACGGCGGCTCGCTGACGATCCTCGCCACCGCCCTGGTGGACACCGGGTCCCGCATGGACGAGGTCATCTTCGAGGAGTTCAAGGGCACCGGCAACGCCGAGCTGAAGCTCGACCGGAAGCTCGCCGACAAGCGCATCTTCCCGGCGGTGGACGTCGACGCGTCCGGCACCCGCAAGGAAGAGATCCTGCTCGCCCCCGACGAGCTCGCCATCGTCTGGAAGCTGCGCCGGGTGCTGCACGCGCTCGACCAGCAGCAGGCGGTCGAGCTGCTTCTCGACAAGATGAAGCAGACGAAGTCGAACGCCGAGTTCCTCATGCAGATCCAGAAGACCACCCCGACGCCGGGCAACGGCGACTGA
- a CDS encoding trypsin-like serine protease — MPGGGRHRRRIRIALPVAAAGVAAAVAGALLTTSADAATPLPQPTVKPAVSSPSLAELEKRVAGAMAGDDVAGKTSKASLSAGTVTGSIDPKIIGGNETTISTAPWMAQLHYYDDRGTSGTSDDIGFFCGGAVVAPTKILTAAHCVKGYNWNGNGAVVTGTSQLPSADGTDLHGGTVTGVWRQWNHPSYNATTIDNDIAVLTLPVPVKVTPIRMTTSGDTTSYQAGTSAKVYGWGRTSSTSDDISETLKTATLPMQSDTTCSGAYGADFVKGHMVCAGKPATGSDTGTVSACNGDSGGPLVVNNRIVGVVSWGVTDCVAKGAYSVFAKVSSYVGAAYPRLDDTNISGDHKADLWVRNASTKTGYSKDSNGTSFAARESWGNWDGVNVVLQTDLDRDGYQDLVYRRSSDGDLFWTHYVISSGTWSTKQIADNWKTRTRIITPGDVTGDYRPDLLSVDSAGVMWIYPGNGNGTFAPRVQVGSGWNQYNSVRGKGDFNGDGKTDLIARSTSGSAIYLYKGTGKAGTGAFSARVKVRTWADYNAFDAPGDVTGDGKADFLARTPGGTLYLYAGTGKGTSEIFATRKSVGTDFKQYDIFG, encoded by the coding sequence ATGCCCGGGGGCGGTCGGCACAGACGCCGGATACGCATAGCACTGCCCGTCGCCGCGGCCGGTGTCGCCGCAGCCGTGGCCGGCGCGCTGCTGACGACGTCCGCCGACGCGGCCACCCCGCTGCCGCAGCCGACGGTCAAGCCCGCCGTCAGCTCGCCGTCGCTCGCCGAGCTGGAGAAGCGCGTCGCGGGTGCCATGGCCGGTGACGACGTCGCCGGCAAGACGAGCAAGGCCTCGCTCAGCGCGGGCACCGTCACCGGCAGCATCGACCCCAAGATCATCGGTGGCAACGAGACCACCATCAGCACGGCTCCGTGGATGGCGCAGCTCCACTACTACGACGACCGGGGCACCTCCGGCACCAGTGACGACATCGGCTTCTTCTGCGGCGGCGCCGTCGTCGCGCCGACGAAGATCCTGACCGCCGCGCACTGCGTCAAGGGCTACAACTGGAACGGCAACGGCGCCGTCGTCACCGGCACCTCCCAGCTGCCCTCGGCCGACGGCACCGACCTGCACGGCGGCACCGTCACCGGCGTCTGGCGGCAGTGGAACCACCCGTCGTACAACGCGACGACCATCGACAACGACATCGCGGTGCTGACCCTGCCCGTCCCGGTCAAGGTCACCCCGATCCGCATGACGACCTCCGGCGACACCACGTCGTACCAGGCCGGCACCAGTGCCAAGGTCTACGGCTGGGGCCGCACCAGCTCCACCAGCGACGACATCTCCGAGACGCTGAAGACGGCCACGCTGCCCATGCAGTCCGACACGACGTGCTCCGGCGCGTACGGCGCGGACTTCGTCAAGGGCCACATGGTCTGCGCGGGCAAGCCCGCCACCGGCAGCGACACCGGCACCGTCTCCGCCTGCAACGGCGACTCCGGCGGCCCCCTGGTCGTCAACAACCGCATCGTCGGTGTCGTGTCCTGGGGCGTGACCGACTGCGTCGCGAAGGGCGCCTACAGCGTCTTCGCCAAGGTCAGCTCCTACGTCGGCGCCGCCTACCCGCGCCTGGACGACACCAACATCAGCGGCGACCACAAGGCCGACCTCTGGGTGCGCAACGCCTCCACCAAGACCGGCTACTCCAAGGACTCCAACGGCACGTCCTTCGCCGCCCGCGAGTCCTGGGGCAACTGGGACGGCGTGAACGTCGTCCTGCAGACGGACCTCGACCGCGACGGCTACCAGGACCTGGTCTACCGGCGCAGCAGCGACGGCGACCTCTTCTGGACGCACTACGTCATCTCCAGCGGCACTTGGTCCACCAAGCAGATCGCCGACAACTGGAAGACCCGCACCCGGATCATCACTCCCGGTGACGTCACCGGCGACTACCGGCCCGACCTGCTCTCGGTCGACTCCGCGGGTGTCATGTGGATCTACCCGGGCAACGGCAACGGCACCTTCGCGCCCCGCGTCCAGGTCGGCTCCGGCTGGAACCAGTACAACTCCGTGCGCGGCAAGGGCGACTTCAACGGGGACGGCAAGACCGACCTGATCGCCCGCAGCACGTCCGGCAGCGCGATCTACCTCTACAAGGGCACCGGCAAGGCCGGCACGGGCGCCTTCTCGGCCCGGGTCAAGGTGCGCACCTGGGCCGACTACAACGCCTTCGACGCGCCCGGCGACGTCACCGGCGATGGCAAGGCCGACTTCCTGGCCCGCACCCCCGGCGGCACGCTGTACCTGTACGCGGGCACCGGCAAGGGGACAAGCGAGATCTTTGCCACAAGGAAGTCCGTGGGCACCGATTTCAAGCAGTACGACATCTTCGGCTGA
- a CDS encoding LCP family protein → MSAESTPDPGIPGDTGTSGARHRGKGRRRKPPQRNKGLMIMAWTAAGIVVLGGAGAGYLYFKLNGNLKSVDIDQALGTDRPKKADNGSENILVLGSDTRAGGNKKLGGGTDDGSARSDTAMIVHVYKGHKKASVVSIPRDTLIDRPSCTDTKGNEYPAARSVMFNSAYSTGGAACAVKTVESITDLRMDHYLEVDFAGFQRLIDDLGGVEITTTKRIDDPDSHLKLKAGTHTLDGEQALGLVRTRHGVGDGSDLGRIQLQQAFIKALVNQIKDVGVFSNPKKLLDLAETATKTVTTDSDLGSVNKLASFASGLKGISPSNMHMVTMPVAYDPADPNRVLLQEKKADQIWKALENDRPIPKSATKGNATGEAKGVVSGS, encoded by the coding sequence ATGTCCGCCGAGAGCACACCCGACCCGGGGATACCGGGCGATACCGGTACCAGTGGAGCGCGCCACCGCGGCAAGGGGCGGCGCCGTAAGCCCCCGCAGCGCAACAAGGGCTTGATGATCATGGCCTGGACGGCCGCGGGCATCGTCGTGCTGGGCGGCGCCGGAGCCGGTTACCTCTACTTCAAGCTCAACGGCAACCTCAAGAGCGTCGACATCGACCAGGCCCTCGGCACGGACCGGCCCAAGAAGGCCGACAACGGCTCGGAGAACATCCTCGTCCTCGGCTCCGACACCCGCGCCGGCGGCAACAAGAAGCTCGGCGGCGGCACCGACGACGGCAGCGCCCGCTCCGACACGGCGATGATCGTGCACGTCTACAAGGGGCACAAGAAGGCCAGCGTGGTCTCCATCCCGCGTGACACCCTCATCGACCGCCCCTCGTGCACGGACACCAAGGGCAACGAGTACCCCGCCGCGCGCAGCGTGATGTTCAACTCCGCATACTCCACCGGCGGCGCCGCCTGCGCCGTGAAGACCGTCGAGTCGATCACCGACCTGCGCATGGACCACTATCTGGAGGTCGACTTCGCCGGCTTCCAGAGGCTCATCGACGACCTCGGCGGCGTCGAGATCACCACGACCAAGCGCATCGACGACCCCGACAGCCATCTGAAGCTGAAGGCCGGCACCCACACGCTGGACGGCGAGCAGGCCCTGGGCCTGGTCCGCACCAGACACGGCGTCGGCGACGGCTCGGACCTGGGCCGGATCCAGCTCCAGCAGGCCTTCATCAAGGCCCTGGTCAACCAGATCAAGGACGTCGGCGTCTTCTCGAACCCCAAGAAGCTGCTCGACCTCGCGGAAACCGCGACCAAGACGGTGACGACCGACTCCGACCTCGGCTCGGTCAACAAGCTCGCCTCCTTCGCGAGCGGCCTGAAGGGCATCAGCCCGTCCAACATGCACATGGTCACGATGCCGGTGGCCTACGACCCGGCCGACCCCAACCGCGTCCTCCTCCAGGAGAAGAAGGCCGACCAGATCTGGAAGGCCCTGGAGAACGACAGGCCGATCCCGAAGAGCGCGACGAAGGGCAACGCGACCGGGGAAGCCAAGGGCGTCGTGAGCGGCTCCTGA
- the rpmE gene encoding 50S ribosomal protein L31, translating into MKRDIHPEYVETQVSCTCGASFTTRSTIESGTIRADVCSECHPFYTGKQKILDTGGRVARFEARFGKAAGSKK; encoded by the coding sequence TTGAAGCGCGACATCCACCCCGAGTACGTCGAGACGCAGGTCAGCTGCACCTGTGGCGCGTCGTTCACCACCCGCAGCACCATCGAGTCCGGCACCATCCGCGCCGATGTCTGCTCCGAGTGCCACCCGTTCTACACGGGCAAGCAGAAGATCCTCGACACCGGTGGCCGTGTGGCCCGCTTCGAGGCCCGCTTCGGCAAGGCCGCCGGCTCCAAGAAGTAG
- the prfA gene encoding peptide chain release factor 1, whose translation MFEAVEELVAEHADLEKKLADPSVHSDQANARKLNKRYAELTPIVATYRSWTQTGDDIETARELGADDPEFAAEVKELEKAREGLTEKLRLLLVPRDPSDDKDVILEIKAGAGGDESALFAGDLLRMYLRYAERVGWKTEIIDATESELGGYKDVQVAVKTKGGQGATEPGQGVWARMKYEGGVHRVQRVPATESQGRIHTSAAGVLVTPEAEEVDVEINPNDLRIDVYRSSGPGGQSVNTTDSAVRITHIPTGVVASCQNEKSQLQNKEQALRILRSRLLAAAQEEAEREAADARRSQVRTVDRSEKIRTYNFPENRISDHRVGFKAYNLDQVLDGDLDAVIQACVDADSAAKLAAA comes from the coding sequence ATGTTCGAGGCCGTCGAGGAACTCGTCGCCGAGCACGCCGACCTGGAGAAGAAGCTCGCCGACCCGTCGGTCCACTCCGACCAGGCCAACGCGCGCAAGCTGAACAAGCGTTACGCCGAGCTCACCCCCATCGTCGCCACGTACCGCTCCTGGACGCAGACGGGCGACGACATCGAGACCGCGCGTGAGCTGGGCGCCGACGACCCGGAGTTCGCCGCCGAGGTCAAGGAGCTGGAGAAGGCGCGCGAGGGGCTCACGGAGAAGCTGCGCCTCCTGCTCGTCCCGCGCGACCCCAGCGACGACAAGGACGTCATCCTGGAGATCAAGGCGGGCGCGGGCGGCGACGAGTCGGCCCTGTTCGCCGGCGACCTGCTGCGCATGTACCTGCGCTACGCCGAGCGCGTGGGGTGGAAGACCGAGATCATCGACGCCACCGAGTCGGAGCTGGGCGGCTACAAGGACGTCCAGGTCGCCGTGAAGACCAAGGGCGGCCAGGGTGCCACCGAACCGGGCCAGGGCGTCTGGGCGCGGATGAAGTACGAGGGCGGCGTGCACCGCGTGCAGCGCGTGCCCGCGACGGAGTCCCAGGGACGGATCCACACCTCCGCGGCCGGTGTGCTCGTCACGCCCGAGGCCGAGGAGGTCGACGTGGAGATCAACCCCAACGACCTCCGCATCGACGTCTACCGGTCCTCCGGGCCCGGCGGACAGTCCGTCAACACCACCGACTCCGCCGTGCGCATCACGCACATCCCGACCGGAGTCGTCGCCTCCTGCCAGAACGAGAAGAGCCAGCTGCAGAACAAGGAGCAGGCACTGCGTATCCTGCGCTCCAGGCTGCTCGCGGCGGCGCAGGAGGAGGCGGAGAGGGAGGCGGCCGACGCCCGCCGCAGCCAGGTCCGCACCGTCGACCGCTCCGAGAAGATCCGCACCTACAACTTCCCGGAGAACCGCATCTCCGACCATCGCGTCGGCTTCAAGGCGTACAACCTGGACCAGGTCCTGGACGGCGACCTCGACGCCGTGATCCAGGCCTGCGTCGACGCGGACTCGGCGGCGAAGCTGGCGGCTGCGTAA
- the prmC gene encoding peptide chain release factor N(5)-glutamine methyltransferase — MLLAEVAQATQRLADAGVPSPRTDAEELAAFVHGVKRGELHSVKDSDFDARYWEVIARREAREPVQHITGRAYFRYLELQVGPGVFVPRPETESVVGWAIDAVRAMDVVEPCIVDLCTGSGAIALALAQEVPRSRVHAVELSEDALRWTRKNVEGSRVDLRQGNALTAFPDLDGQVDLVITNPPYIPLTEWEYVAPEARDYDPDMALFSGEDGLDLIRGLERTAHRLLRPGGVVVVEHADTQGGQVPWIFTEERGWADAADHPDLNNRPRFATARKALP; from the coding sequence GTGCTGCTCGCGGAGGTGGCCCAGGCCACCCAGCGGCTCGCCGACGCCGGCGTGCCCTCGCCGCGTACCGACGCGGAGGAGCTCGCCGCGTTCGTGCACGGCGTCAAGCGCGGCGAGCTGCACTCCGTCAAGGACTCCGACTTCGACGCCCGCTACTGGGAGGTCATCGCCCGCCGCGAGGCCCGCGAACCGGTCCAGCACATCACCGGGCGCGCCTACTTCCGCTACCTGGAACTCCAGGTCGGGCCCGGGGTGTTCGTGCCGCGGCCCGAGACGGAGTCCGTGGTCGGCTGGGCCATAGACGCCGTACGGGCCATGGACGTCGTCGAGCCGTGCATCGTCGACCTGTGCACCGGCTCCGGTGCCATCGCGCTGGCCCTCGCCCAGGAGGTGCCGCGCTCGCGCGTGCACGCCGTGGAACTGTCCGAGGACGCCCTGCGCTGGACCCGCAAGAACGTCGAGGGATCCAGGGTCGACCTGCGGCAGGGCAACGCGCTCACCGCCTTCCCGGACCTGGACGGCCAGGTCGACCTGGTCATCACCAACCCGCCGTACATCCCGCTCACCGAGTGGGAGTACGTCGCCCCCGAGGCGCGGGACTACGACCCCGACATGGCCCTCTTCTCCGGCGAGGACGGCCTCGACCTCATCCGCGGCCTGGAACGCACCGCGCACCGGCTGCTGCGGCCGGGCGGTGTGGTCGTCGTCGAGCACGCGGACACCCAGGGCGGCCAGGTGCCGTGGATCTTCACCGAGGAGCGGGGCTGGGCCGACGCGGCCGACCACCCGGACCTCAACAACCGCCCGCGCTTCGCCACGGCCCGCAAGGCGCTGCCGTGA
- a CDS encoding L-threonylcarbamoyladenylate synthase, whose product MARRYDTNDATDRVTGLREAASAVRRGELVVLPTDTVYGIGADAFSSEAVADLLDAKGRGRNMPTPVLIGSPNTLHGLVTDFSELAWELVDAFWPGALTLVARHQPSLQWDLGDTRGTVAVRMPLHPVAIELLTEVGPMAVSSANLTGHPAPEDCDAAQEMLGDSVSVYLDGGPTPGIVPSSIVDVTREVPLLLRAGAISADELRKVVPDLEVAN is encoded by the coding sequence ATGGCACGGCGATACGACACCAACGACGCGACCGACCGTGTGACCGGTCTGCGCGAGGCAGCGTCCGCCGTCCGCCGTGGCGAGCTCGTGGTGCTGCCGACGGACACGGTGTACGGCATCGGCGCCGACGCGTTCTCCTCGGAGGCGGTCGCCGACCTGCTCGACGCGAAGGGCCGGGGCCGCAACATGCCCACGCCCGTCCTCATCGGCTCCCCGAACACGCTGCACGGCCTCGTCACGGACTTCTCCGAGCTGGCCTGGGAGCTGGTCGACGCCTTCTGGCCGGGCGCGCTGACGCTCGTCGCCCGGCACCAGCCGTCCCTCCAGTGGGACCTCGGGGACACCCGCGGCACGGTCGCCGTGCGCATGCCGCTGCACCCGGTCGCCATCGAGCTGCTGACCGAGGTCGGCCCCATGGCCGTCTCCTCCGCCAACCTGACCGGCCACCCGGCGCCGGAGGACTGCGACGCGGCGCAGGAGATGCTGGGCGACTCCGTCTCCGTCTACCTCGACGGGGGCCCGACCCCCGGCATCGTGCCGTCGTCGATCGTCGACGTGACCCGTGAGGTGCCGCTGCTGCTGCGCGCGGGTGCCATCTCGGCGGACGAGCTGCGAAAGGTCGTACCCGACCTCGAGGTGGCGAATTGA
- a CDS encoding arsenate reductase/protein-tyrosine-phosphatase family protein, translating into MTAPGSGRGIGNGESAAEITTTFVGLPRDSFRILHVSTGNVCRSPITERLTRHAVRERLGILGGGLIVESAGTWGHEGAPMESHAETVLADFGADASGFTGRELLDEHVIRADLVLTATRDHRAQVISMGHSAGLRTFTLKEFTRLVKAIDPATLPPLEEGVVLRARALVRAAAALRGWLLAPNAEADEVYDPYGAPLTFFRSIGDEIHQALDPVVTALTGVPAKM; encoded by the coding sequence TTGACGGCCCCTGGATCGGGGCGTGGCATAGGCAACGGGGAAAGCGCGGCGGAGATCACGACGACCTTCGTGGGACTTCCGCGCGACAGCTTCCGCATCCTCCACGTCAGCACCGGCAACGTGTGCCGCTCACCCATCACCGAGCGGCTGACCCGCCATGCCGTGCGGGAGCGGCTCGGCATCCTGGGCGGCGGGCTGATCGTGGAGAGCGCCGGCACCTGGGGCCATGAGGGCGCGCCCATGGAGTCCCACGCGGAGACCGTCCTGGCCGACTTCGGCGCGGACGCCTCCGGCTTCACCGGGCGCGAGCTCCTCGACGAGCACGTGATCCGCGCCGACCTGGTGCTGACCGCCACCCGGGACCACCGGGCGCAGGTCATCTCCATGGGCCACTCGGCGGGCCTGCGCACCTTCACGCTCAAGGAGTTCACCCGCCTGGTCAAGGCCATCGACCCGGCGACCCTGCCGCCGCTGGAGGAGGGCGTGGTCCTCCGCGCCCGTGCGCTGGTCCGCGCCGCGGCGGCTCTACGCGGGTGGCTGCTGGCACCGAACGCCGAGGCGGACGAGGTCTACGACCCGTACGGGGCGCCCCTGACGTTCTTCCGGTCCATCGGCGACGAGATACACCAGGCACTCGATCCGGTCGTCACGGCCCTGACGGGCGTCCCGGCAAAGATGTAA